GGCGACTTCCTGCCATCGGTCTCGGAAGTGTTGTGCGACATCGGCAACGATCGGACCCTGCAGACGTGTGCTGACGTCGTGCCAGCCGGTCGCACTGCGCGGCGGATGCGCATTGCGGTCCCAGCGATCACCGCTGAGATCGGACAGATCGATGCCGCCGACGAACGCCACCTCGTCGTCGATCACGATCACCTTCTCGTGGTGGCAGTGCATGGTCCGCTCCCGTGCGTCCAGGACACATTTCACCTTCGACCCGCGCATCAGCTGGGTCTGCACGTCCTTCATCATCGGACGGGTGGGTCTGAACAACGGCAGCGGAGGACCGGCCCACAGCAGCACCCGCACATCGACCCGCTCGGCCAATTCGGCCAGGACGGTGTGCAGTGCGGGTGTGCCCGGATCGCGTCGGAGACGGAATCCGGGCGTCAGGTGCCAACCGGCGATGTGGACGTGCGACCGGGCGCCGGCCAGGGCGTCGGCGACGGCGGCCAGTGCTTCGTCGCCGTCGATCAGCACGTGTACCGCGCATCCATGACGTACCGGACGGTCGGACGTCCCGAGTTCGGGCCCGGCCGGCGACAGCGCATCCGATTGCCCGAGGCGGCGCAGCCGACTCCGGTGGTGGCGATCCACCGTTCGTTCCAGGGCTCCGCCCAGTAGGTCATCGAGACGGTCGATCATCGGTGGCAACCCTTCACGAGCCGGCCCTTCCTGTTCGGCGGCCGTCGGGCGAACGCCTGACGGCAACGGCGGAACCTGATAGGAGTATGGGCGCGCGGGTCAGTGGCCGTGCCGCAGGTACGGGGCCGCGCCCTCGATCGCGTCGTGGATGTGGTTGAGGCTGGCCACGCCGACGAGAAGGACGAGGACCGACAACAAAAGGAAGGCCGCCGCCCGGCCGGGATACGGTCGCGGTTTCGGCTGCAACAGCGCTTGGACCCGGGAGGCCACCAGCAGGGCCCCGACCCCGAGCACGGGCACCCGGACCAGCAACGGTCCGACGGTCGGCACCGCGATGGCCCTGGACATTTCCGAGCGGAGCAGGGCGACTCGGGCCAGCGCGCGACCGGTGACCCGGCGATCGCCGATCCCGGTGGCCGCATCCTCGTCGGCCCAGCGTTCGACGCCGAGCCGAACCGCCGCCGAGACCGGTGCCAGCAGCGGGTTTCCGGCGGCGGCGATGTCGGCCAGATGCACGTACAGGTGGTGGCGCTTGGTCAGGTGGGACAGCTCGTGGGCGGTCAGCACGCGTCGCTCGTCCGCGGTGAGCCGGGTGAGCAGTCGTTGGCTGATCACCACGCAACCGCGTATTCCGGCCACCGTGTAGGCGTCGGCGGATTCGTCGTCGACGACCACGACCGGGCCGCCGTCGGCGCGGATGTCCCGGCACAGTCGGTCGGCCCGGACCAGGGCCATCACGATGCTGACGGTGCGCACGGCCCCGCGGGCCATCAGGACGACAACGGCCAGCGCGGCCAGGGCCCCGAGCCACCCCGGAATCGGCACCTCGGTCCGGATGATCGACGCCGACCAGTGCCCGTCCGAGGCCACCGCGGTCAGGCTGGCGATCACCGCGACCGCGATCGCGGTGAGCGCCATTCCGCTGGCCAGGGAGACAGTGACGGACACCAGCGCGAGGACGACAACGGCCTGGGCCGGACGCATGTTGCGGAGCAACAGATGCGCGCTTCGCCCGACCAGAAGGCAGGCCAGGACAGCGACCAGGGCCGCGATCAGCGGGAGCGTCATCGCCTCAACCGGCCTGGTGGTCGGTGCGGTCGAGAAGTTCGGCCAGCAGGCGTTCCTCTTCCGGATCCAGTTCGGCCACGAAACGGGCCAGGACGCCGGCGCGGTCCGATCCGTCCGAGAGCAGGCGACGCATCCGGCGGGCCGTGACGGCGTCGTCGACCGACCCGACCGGAGCGGCCAGCAGGTACCTGAAGGCCCGTCCCTCCCGGCTCTGGGTGAGTGCGCCCTTGGCCGACAACCTGGACAGCGTGGTCATGACGGTGGTGTAGGCCGGGCCGCCGGGAAGCTCCTTCTGCACATCAGCGACCGAAACCGGCGCACTGGCGCGGGCCACCACGGCCAGGACAGCCGTCTCCAGGGGGCCGGAAACCCGTCGATCCGTCACGCGCCATCCTCCGCTGTTACTATCACCTGCGTAGTAGATACTACCGAGTCAATAGTTGACCCAACTTAGTACTAACGAATTTGTCGTTATCAGTGTGACATGTCAGCACCGAAGGAGAGAGATGAATGCGCTCACAGCCGACTCACCCGGAGGTAGGAAACGATGAGTAGCCTTGCTGCTGGATTCAATCCCCTCGATGCCACCAGCGTGATCGCGGCGACCGGACTGGTCGGGATCTTCTGCGTGCTCGTCGCCGAGACAGGGCTGCTGGTCGGGTTCTTCCTCCCCGGTGATTCGCTGCTGTTCAGCGCGGGACTGCTGGCCGCCAGCCACGGGGCCCTCCATCTGCCACTGGCCGGCGTACTGGTGGTCGCCGCCGCGGGTGCCTTGATCGGCGCGCAGATCGGCTACTGGATCGGGCGCACGTTGGGTACGTCACTGCTGGCCAGGGCCAGCCGTCCGGCGCTGCTGCGGGCCACCGAGCGGGTGACCGAGGTCGTCGGGCGCTACGGACCGGCCAAGGCCATCGTGCTGGCCCGGTTCATCCCGGTCGTCCGGACGGTGATGAACCCGATGGCCGGCATGATCGGCATCTCCCAGCGCCTGTTCACCACCTGGCAGATCCTCGGCGGGCTGGTCTGGTCCCTGGGCGTCACCATGCTCGGATTCTGGCTCGGTTCGCAGATCACCGGTATTGACAAGTACCTGCTGCCGATCATCGCCGTCGTCGTGATCGTGTCGCTGATCCCGGTGGCGCTGGAACTCAGGCGCATGCGCCGGGAACGTGCGTCGGCCGTCGATCCGGGCACCCCCGTCATCCACCGGGCGGGAGACGCCGCATGAGCGGGACCATCTCCTACCTCGAAGCGATCGTGGTAGGCGCGATGCAGGGCGTCACCGAGTTGTTCCCGGTGTCCAGCCTCGGCCACTCGGTGATCTTCCCGGCGCTGATGGGCGGTAGCTGGGCGCAGGACCTGAGCGTGTCGGCCCCCGAATCCCCGTATCTGGCGTTCGTGGTCGGGCTGCACGTGGCCACCGCCTTGGCGCTGCTCGCCTTCTTCTGGCGAGATTGGGTCCGCATCATCGGTGGTTTCGTCAGTTCCGTCCGGTACCGGCGGATCAGCACCGACGCCGAACGGCTGGCCTGGCTGATCGTGCTGGCCACGATCCCGGTCGGCATCTCGGGCCTGCTGCTGGAGCACCTCTTCCGGACGGTGCTGGGCAAGCCGATGCCGGCGGCCGCGTTCCTGTTCGCGAACGGGCTGATCCTGCTACTGGGTGAGCGGCTTCGTCGCCGTGCCCCGGTCGCGGCGCCGCCGGTGGCGGTGGCGGCCGGAGCGGGCGATCCGTCGGCCGCGATCGACCTGGACGCCGGCCTGTCCGAAGCCGAGGCCGACGTCCGGTCGGACACCCGGCTGTCCGGCATCACGTTCAAGCGGGGCGTGCTGATCGGTTGCGCCCAGATCCTGGCCCTGCTGCCGGGCATCAGCCGGTCCGGCTCGACGATGGTGGCCGGCCTGACCCAGGGTTTGTCGCACCGCGACGCCGCCCGGTTCTCGTTCCTGCTCGCCACCCCGGTGATCCTGGCCGCCGGCGTGCTCAAGGTGCCCGACCTGTTCGGGCCGCTGGGCGCCGGAATCCACGGTCAGATCCTGGCCGGCAGCGTGGCCTCGTTCGTCTGCGCCTACCTGGCCGTCCGATTCCTGGAGAAGTACTTCAGAACCCGGACCCTGATTCCGTTCGCGATCTACTGCGTGGCCGCCGGCGCCGTCTCGTTCCTGGTCCTGGCCGCGAGGTGAGGCTGACCGGTCGGCCCTGGGCTGACCGGTCAGCGGTCGACGACCGAGCCAGACGCCAGAAGCTCCACCTGGGCGTCGGTGAGTGAGGTGTACTCGCTGCCCCGGCCGAAGCGCATCTTCTTCGTATGTTCCAGGGTGTCCTCGATCAGCATCCGGTTCGTCCGGATGAGGTCGGCCGTGATGCCGATCATGATCGAGAGCGTCCCGACGATCAGCGACACCGCGCCGACCAGGATCGACTGCACGTGGCTGCCGCCGTCTCCGAGCAACTGCAGCACGGCGTACCGGGCGAAGAAGAACAGGCCGAGGGCGCCGAAGATGGCCGCGAAGAACGAGAAGATCGCGTACGGCTTGTACATGATGTACGACCGAATGATGGCGCCGGCCGACTTCATCATGTGCTCGCGCATCGAGCCGAACAGCCGGGACTCCCGGGTCTTGGGATTGGTGCGGACCGGCACACTGGCGATCTTCAGCTTCTTGTTGCCGGCCTGGATGATGGTCTCCATGCAGTAGGAGAACCGGGTGATCGTGTTGAGGAGCATGAGGCTGTCGCGCGAATAGGCGCGGAATCCGCTCGCCGCGTCGGGCAGCTTGGTCCCAGCCGCCCGGTTGACCACGCCGCTGCCGAACTTCTGCAACTGCACCTTCAGCTTCGAGAAGTGCTCGACCAGGTGCACCTGACGATCCGCGATGACGATGTCGGCCTCGCCGCGCAGGATGGGCTGCACCAGGTCGCCGATCCGCTCCTGGGGATACTGGTTGTCGCCATCGGTGTTCACCACGATGTCGGCGCCCAGTTCCAGCGCCCGCTGCACCCCGTCGTGGAAGGAACGGCCGAGCCCGCGGTTGCGGGCGTGCCGCACGAAGTGGGTGACGCCGTAGGACTTCGCGACCTCGACCGTGCGATCGGAGGAACCGTCGTCGATGATCAGGACGATGATCTCGGCGACCCCGGGGATCTCCTTGGGGATGGTCGACAGGACCAGCCCCAGGGTCTCCTCCTCGTTCAGGCAGGGGACCTGGACGACCAGCCGGATACCCGGCCGCCCCCCGGCCGCCGGTGCCGGATCGGTCAGAGCCGGCGGCACGGTGCCCGGCGCCGGGTGAGCCATGAGATCGGGTGACCACACCGTCCCGGCGATCGGCTGGGAATCGGTGGCACTCATATGTTGCTCCTGCTCTGTTGCGGTGGGTCGACGGGGCTGGCGGGCCCTAGGTCAAGGTTAAACCGTCTCCACCCCGGCGCCAGGCACGACGACCGGTGGCTCCCGGCCGTCACATTCTACCGGCGCCGCGTTTCCGGCCCGGCCCGGCGAAAGGCCGCGGACCGGCCGTGCGAGGCTGGCCGGGTGAACGAACCTGCTCTGCGTGTCCTGCGGTTCCCGGATGCCGCCGCTCTCGGCCGGTGCGCGGCCTTCGACGTCGCCGCCCACCTGCGCGACGTGGTCGCCGCAAAAGGGGCCGCGCGAGTGGTGTTCGCCGCCGCGCCCAGCCAGTCGACGATGCTCTCCGCGCTACTCGAACTCGACGTGCCCTGGGACGCCGTGACCGCCTTCCACATGGACGAGTACGTCGGCTTGCCGGTGGACGCGCCGGCGGGTTTCGGGAACTGGTTGACGCTCAACCTGTTCTCGCCGGCCCGCCCCGGACGGGTCGAACTGCTCGCGCCGGGCGAGCACCCGGCCGCCGCCGCCGCGCGGTACGCCGACCTGCTGGCGCAAGCTCCGATCGACGCCGTCGTGCTCGGAATCGGTGTCAACGGCCACCTGGCGTTCAACGATCCGCCGGTGGCCGATCCGGACGACCCGCTGGATGTGAAGGTGGTCGAGCTCGACCTGGCCTGCCGTCAGCAACAGGTGGACGACGGTTGCTTCGACACCCTGGACGCCGTCCCACGGACCGCGGTCACTCTCACCCTGCCCCGCCTGCTCCGCGCCGACCGGCTGTTCTGCGTCGTGCCGGGTGCACACAAGAGCACAGCCGTGCGGCGGGCGCTGAGCGAGCCGGTCGGCGCACCGTGCCCGGCCACCGTGCTGAGAACCCATCCGGACTGCACGCTCTATCTCGACGAGGCGTCGGCGTCGCAACTGCCGCCCGAGCGCGTGCCTGATCGATGAGCAGCACGGCGCAGATCTCCGGCCGCGATCCGAGCAGCGGACGCCGGCTGGAGGTGACCGTGACCGACGGCCGGATCGCCGCGGTGCGCCACGGGCCGGCCACGGACGGTCCGTACCTGTCGGCCGGCTTGGTGGATCTCCAGGTGAACGGATTCGGCGGCCTTGACGTCAACGCGGCCGACCTCACGGTGGACCAGGTGCACCGCCTGGGCCGGCTGATGTTCGCCGCCGGGGTGACGACCTGGCTGCCCACCCTGATCACGGCCGACCACGAGCGCACGGCGGCCGGCCTGCGGGTGATCGCGCAGGCCCGATCGCAGGATCCGTTGACCCGGCACAGCGTTCCGTACGTGCATCTGGAGGGTCCGCACCTTTCCGATCAGGACGGTCCGCGCGGAGTGCACGATGCCCGGTTCATCCGGCCGCCCTCGCTCGAGGAGTTCGACGACTGGCAGGCCGGAGCCGGTGACCTGATCGGGATGGTGACGCTGTCGCCGCACTACCCGCAGGCCGCCGACTACACCAGGGCGCTCGTCGACCGAGGCGTGCACGTCGCCATCGGCCACACCCACGCCACGCCGGATCAGATCCGCCGGGTGGTGGATGCCGGGGCGACCCTGTCCACCCATCTCGGCAACGGTGCCCATGCCGTGTTGCCCCGTCACCCCAACTACCTCTGGACCCAGCTGGCCGAGGACCGCCTCACCGCCGGATTCATCGCTGACGGTCACCATCTGCCGGCCGACACGTTGCGGGTGATGCTGAGAGCGAAGGGCATCGGGGGATCAGTGCTCGTCTCGGACGCCGTTGCGCTGGCCGGGGTGGCCCCCGGCCGCTACCGGACCCCGGTCGGCGGCGACGTCATCCTGGATGCGGAGGGCCGGCTGACCAGCGTCGACACCGGGTTTCTGGCCGGAGCCGCCCGCGGCCTGCTCGACGACCTCGGGTCGGCGATCCGGATGGCCGATCTGACCCTGGCCCAGGTGCTCCAGCTCGGCAGCACCAATCCCGGTCGGTTCGTCGGACGTTCGGGCCTGCGGGAGGGGGAGCCGGCCGACCTGATCCGGTTCGACCATCGGCCCGGCGAAGGGCTCCGGCTACGGCAGACCTGGGTCGGCGGGGAGCTGATGTTCGGCCGGGTCGAAGCCGACCGCTGACCCATCGCCCAGGGGCGGCGCGGCCGGGACGAGCCGCCGAGCCGGTCGGGTCGGTCTGTTCGGTCCGGTTGGTCCGGTTCGTTTGTTCGGTCAGGGAACCGCATCGGCGCAACCGCCGTCGAAACGCGGTGAGCAGGGGCGGTATCAGTACCGCGAAGGACTGCTCCTGACCACGTGACGGACCCCGAGCGGTCCGGACGACCGCAGCCCGCCTGTTCCGGAGGATCTTGACATGACCACCACCCACGAGCGCCGTACGACGGTCGGCCACCGGCCGACGGACCGGCGGCCTGACGTGGCCGCAGTGCTGCTGCTCACCACGGCAACGGTGGGAGCGCTGCTGGCCCTGGCGACCGGGGTCGTCCTGTCCTACCTCGTGTTCCCGGAGCCGACCATGTGGCGGCTCGTCGTGGTCGGTGCGGCCCTGGTCGGCTCGGTGGCGCCGCTGCGCCGCCTGATCGGCCTGGCCACCCGCCGGGCCCGGCGGGCGACGGTCCGGGGCCTCGACCGCTCGTCGTTCTGATCGCCAGCTCCGCCGACGTCCCGCCTTCCGGCCGGGCGGCCAGGTCGACCGGACGTGTCGGTGTCAGGCTCTATGGTGTCGGCATGAGCAAAGTCGACGCGATGCAGGCCATGCGGGAGGCGCGGTACGCCGCCCGGTTGGCTCCCACGAGCACCGCCACGGCCTCGCGTCCGATCCCGGCTGCGCGGAAGAAGGCGACCGCCGTCGGGACGTCCGCGCCGGAGACCGATCAGGGCGGCGAGACCGACCGGGCGGTCGACACCGATCAGGCGGTCGGGTCCGGCCCGGTCGCGGACGAGGAGGCCCTGTGCGGGCACCGGAGCATGAACAACCGCAGCTGCCGCCGTCCGGCCGGCCACTCCGAGAAGAACCACCGCTACAACTGAGCGTCGCTGGTCCGCTGGCGCATCTCCGGCCCGGGCCGCGCGCCGCCGGGCGCGGTTGCGGCCTCAGTTGACCGGCGCGAGTTGACCGGGCCACCGGCATCGCGGGCGCCCACCGAGCGCGAGCGAGGATCCCCGTTGCCGCAGGACAGCATGGTCCCGTCCGGTCTGACCCGGCCCGGGCTCCTGGACGACAGCCGCGGAGCGGTCGCCCGTTTCGCCCGGTCGGTGGTCCAGGTCCGCCCCGATGCCACGATCGCCGACACCGCCCGGTACATCACCGAGGCCGGGCAGTCCTGTGCCCTGGTGGCCGCCCGGCACGGATTCGGCATCGTGACCGACAGCGACTTCCGCCGGGGCCTGGCCACCGGACACGTCGCGGCCTCCGACCACATCGTCCGGCTGGCCACGTTTCCGGCCATCAGCGTGCCGGAGGGCACGGGCGTGGCCACCGCGTTCCTCACCATGCTGCACCGGGACGTCCACCATCTGGTCGTCACCGGCGCGGACGGCTCACCGTCCGGGGTGGTCCGGCTCACCGACATGACGGCCGGTGAGGTCAGGGACCCTTTGCTGGTGCGGGACGCGATCCGCGCGTCGGCCACCGTGGCCGAACTGGCCGACGCGACGCGGATGATCGGCGGCACCGCGGTCGAGCTGTTCGACACCGGCGTGCCGGCCCGGCAGATCGGCGGGCTCCTGGCCGCGGTCACCGAATCGGTCCTGCAGCGGCTGCTGACCTTCCACGCGTCCGAGCTCGACCACCGGGGTCAGACCTCGTTCCTGGTCCTGGGATCGTTGGCGCGCCGGGAACCACTGCCGCTGTCGGACGTGGACACCGCCCTGGTGTGGGCCGACCCGACCGAGGGGCGCGCGCCGGGTGAGCTGCTGCGGGGCGTGGCCGAACAGATCATCGTCGACCTGGAGACCTGCGGTCTGCGGCGCTGCGTCGACGGGGCCAACGCGTCCAATCCGCTGTTCAGCCGGTCGGTGAGCGATTGGACGGCGGCGGCGCCGAGATGGATCTCTCAGCCGTCCGGGGGCCGTTCCCTG
This window of the Nakamurella panacisegetis genome carries:
- a CDS encoding M56 family metallopeptidase gives rise to the protein MTLPLIAALVAVLACLLVGRSAHLLLRNMRPAQAVVVLALVSVTVSLASGMALTAIAVAVIASLTAVASDGHWSASIIRTEVPIPGWLGALAALAVVVLMARGAVRTVSIVMALVRADRLCRDIRADGGPVVVVDDESADAYTVAGIRGCVVISQRLLTRLTADERRVLTAHELSHLTKRHHLYVHLADIAAAGNPLLAPVSAAVRLGVERWADEDAATGIGDRRVTGRALARVALLRSEMSRAIAVPTVGPLLVRVPVLGVGALLVASRVQALLQPKPRPYPGRAAAFLLLSVLVLLVGVASLNHIHDAIEGAAPYLRHGH
- a CDS encoding N-acetylglucosamine-6-phosphate deacetylase — translated: MSSTAQISGRDPSSGRRLEVTVTDGRIAAVRHGPATDGPYLSAGLVDLQVNGFGGLDVNAADLTVDQVHRLGRLMFAAGVTTWLPTLITADHERTAAGLRVIAQARSQDPLTRHSVPYVHLEGPHLSDQDGPRGVHDARFIRPPSLEEFDDWQAGAGDLIGMVTLSPHYPQAADYTRALVDRGVHVAIGHTHATPDQIRRVVDAGATLSTHLGNGAHAVLPRHPNYLWTQLAEDRLTAGFIADGHHLPADTLRVMLRAKGIGGSVLVSDAVALAGVAPGRYRTPVGGDVILDAEGRLTSVDTGFLAGAARGLLDDLGSAIRMADLTLAQVLQLGSTNPGRFVGRSGLREGEPADLIRFDHRPGEGLRLRQTWVGGELMFGRVEADR
- a CDS encoding 6-phosphogluconolactonase, whose translation is MNEPALRVLRFPDAAALGRCAAFDVAAHLRDVVAAKGAARVVFAAAPSQSTMLSALLELDVPWDAVTAFHMDEYVGLPVDAPAGFGNWLTLNLFSPARPGRVELLAPGEHPAAAAARYADLLAQAPIDAVVLGIGVNGHLAFNDPPVADPDDPLDVKVVELDLACRQQQVDDGCFDTLDAVPRTAVTLTLPRLLRADRLFCVVPGAHKSTAVRRALSEPVGAPCPATVLRTHPDCTLYLDEASASQLPPERVPDR
- a CDS encoding BlaI/MecI/CopY family transcriptional regulator, with translation MTDRRVSGPLETAVLAVVARASAPVSVADVQKELPGGPAYTTVMTTLSRLSAKGALTQSREGRAFRYLLAAPVGSVDDAVTARRMRRLLSDGSDRAGVLARFVAELDPEEERLLAELLDRTDHQAG
- a CDS encoding undecaprenyl-diphosphate phosphatase, which translates into the protein MSGTISYLEAIVVGAMQGVTELFPVSSLGHSVIFPALMGGSWAQDLSVSAPESPYLAFVVGLHVATALALLAFFWRDWVRIIGGFVSSVRYRRISTDAERLAWLIVLATIPVGISGLLLEHLFRTVLGKPMPAAAFLFANGLILLLGERLRRRAPVAAPPVAVAAGAGDPSAAIDLDAGLSEAEADVRSDTRLSGITFKRGVLIGCAQILALLPGISRSGSTMVAGLTQGLSHRDAARFSFLLATPVILAAGVLKVPDLFGPLGAGIHGQILAGSVASFVCAYLAVRFLEKYFRTRTLIPFAIYCVAAGAVSFLVLAAR
- a CDS encoding putative nucleotidyltransferase substrate binding domain-containing protein, with product MPQDSMVPSGLTRPGLLDDSRGAVARFARSVVQVRPDATIADTARYITEAGQSCALVAARHGFGIVTDSDFRRGLATGHVAASDHIVRLATFPAISVPEGTGVATAFLTMLHRDVHHLVVTGADGSPSGVVRLTDMTAGEVRDPLLVRDAIRASATVAELADATRMIGGTAVELFDTGVPARQIGGLLAAVTESVLQRLLTFHASELDHRGQTSFLVLGSLARREPLPLSDVDTALVWADPTEGRAPGELLRGVAEQIIVDLETCGLRRCVDGANASNPLFSRSVSDWTAAAPRWISQPSGGRSLLLTSMIADSRPLTNLGLGRRVLDALLEVARSREFLDPLLRFTVSSKPPTGLVKDFVLEHSGVHRGQVDLKRGGLLPISSLGRWAAVLTGDGRGSTVDRLRRGQEAGIFTADEVEALVGSFDEIYALLLRREVESIRAGRPDLDHHVDPKTLDPLTRRYVRDAFRSISEVQARLLSDGPGRIR
- a CDS encoding glycosyltransferase family 2 protein, which translates into the protein MRLVVQVPCLNEEETLGLVLSTIPKEIPGVAEIIVLIIDDGSSDRTVEVAKSYGVTHFVRHARNRGLGRSFHDGVQRALELGADIVVNTDGDNQYPQERIGDLVQPILRGEADIVIADRQVHLVEHFSKLKVQLQKFGSGVVNRAAGTKLPDAASGFRAYSRDSLMLLNTITRFSYCMETIIQAGNKKLKIASVPVRTNPKTRESRLFGSMREHMMKSAGAIIRSYIMYKPYAIFSFFAAIFGALGLFFFARYAVLQLLGDGGSHVQSILVGAVSLIVGTLSIMIGITADLIRTNRMLIEDTLEHTKKMRFGRGSEYTSLTDAQVELLASGSVVDR
- a CDS encoding DedA family protein, with the protein product MSSLAAGFNPLDATSVIAATGLVGIFCVLVAETGLLVGFFLPGDSLLFSAGLLAASHGALHLPLAGVLVVAAAGALIGAQIGYWIGRTLGTSLLARASRPALLRATERVTEVVGRYGPAKAIVLARFIPVVRTVMNPMAGMIGISQRLFTTWQILGGLVWSLGVTMLGFWLGSQITGIDKYLLPIIAVVVIVSLIPVALELRRMRRERASAVDPGTPVIHRAGDAA